The Gammaproteobacteria bacterium DNA segment CAATGGCTGTAGCGCGACTTCACATGCCAGCTCAGGGTTTGTACATAGCTGCATGAAGCTACCGGCTTTAGCACGGATCGCCCGATATTCTGGTAAATAGCGGCCCGCTTGACGCATCGTCCATACAGGTGTCACATCAACAGGCTGACGTAACA contains these protein-coding regions:
- the hemE gene encoding uroporphyrinogen decarboxylase (catalyzes the formation of coproporphyrinogen from uroporphyrinogen III), giving the protein MSNLKNDRLLRALLRQPVDVTPVWTMRQAGRYLPEYRAIRAKAGSFMQLCTNPELACEVALQPL